In the Fibrobacter sp. UWB5 genome, one interval contains:
- a CDS encoding ABC transporter permease subunit, with amino-acid sequence MVILKYELRRHRTYILGWAIALAACIFFMTPTYYSFLDAASVELFETMGTTDFYRSVGVSMEYLTSPLGIYGFLTSFFMIASGVFGMHFGISIHTRECTEGTSEYLFTKPFPRKAIYWAKAWTVFVGVAIVGAAYLLASLFAMATFRSGTPWGEFFLIALSLTLVTLFFAAMGLMVGVLFSRNRSPLLTAGLVVFVEYCITSFSNIVSNRAISFLSPYSFFGAAEISKAGFYDLRYLGWCVLLFALFLVLSYGVFLKKDIQFRS; translated from the coding sequence ATGGTCATTTTGAAATATGAACTGAGAAGGCATCGAACCTATATCCTGGGCTGGGCCATCGCCTTGGCTGCGTGCATCTTTTTCATGACACCGACTTATTACAGCTTTCTGGATGCGGCCTCCGTGGAACTCTTTGAAACCATGGGCACCACGGACTTTTACAGGAGCGTCGGCGTATCGATGGAATACCTGACCTCTCCGCTGGGTATTTACGGGTTCCTGACCAGCTTTTTCATGATTGCCTCCGGCGTTTTCGGGATGCACTTCGGCATTTCCATTCACACCAGAGAATGTACGGAAGGAACCTCGGAATACCTGTTTACAAAGCCCTTTCCCCGGAAAGCAATTTATTGGGCAAAGGCATGGACGGTGTTTGTCGGCGTGGCGATCGTGGGTGCGGCGTATCTGCTGGCTTCCCTTTTCGCCATGGCAACATTCCGTTCCGGAACTCCTTGGGGAGAGTTTTTCCTGATTGCCCTGTCCCTGACCCTTGTGACGCTGTTCTTCGCTGCAATGGGGCTGATGGTGGGAGTTTTGTTTTCCCGCAACCGCAGTCCGCTGCTGACTGCCGGTTTGGTTGTGTTCGTTGAGTATTGCATTACCAGCTTCTCCAACATCGTCAGTAACCGGGCTATCAGTTTTCTGTCTCCCTACTCGTTCTTCGGAGCCGCCGAGATCTCCAAAGCCGGCTTCTATGACCTCCGGTATCTTGGGTGGTGCGTGCTGCTGTTTGCCTTGTTTTTGGTGCTTTCTTACGGTGTCTTTCTGAAAAAAGACATTCAGTTCCGCAGCTAA
- a CDS encoding aspartoacylase, producing the protein MSLINTIVVAGGTHGNERTGVRLVQKWMEHPECYNSLCNAKVDLVLANPEAVRLNRRYRDHDLNRAFSQVCLDTTVDSKLYEFRRAKELNALYGPKGAATKTDLLLDVHNTGSNMGNCLILSARDPFTMRASAVLTQEFKDAWIYYQPEERSASPYFGTVAKADVCIEIGPQQHGTLDAAIFEETERLVKRYLELAEEWNRGELQKRPPIKVDVYTQFKDLGYPKPQGGGPIQAMIHPELMGRDYRELKDGDKLFRTFDGEDILYHGESPVYPIFISEPAYYEKDIAMSLTVKSVEEW; encoded by the coding sequence ATGAGTTTGATAAATACCATAGTCGTTGCAGGTGGTACCCACGGTAACGAACGGACGGGGGTTCGCCTTGTCCAGAAATGGATGGAACACCCAGAGTGTTATAATTCGCTCTGTAACGCCAAGGTGGATTTGGTGCTTGCTAACCCCGAAGCGGTGCGCTTGAACCGCCGCTATCGCGATCATGACTTGAATCGCGCTTTTTCGCAGGTGTGTTTGGATACGACGGTGGATTCGAAACTGTATGAATTCCGCCGCGCAAAAGAACTGAATGCTTTGTACGGCCCGAAGGGGGCCGCCACCAAGACGGACCTGCTTCTGGATGTGCACAACACTGGCTCGAATATGGGCAACTGCCTGATTCTTTCGGCGCGTGACCCGTTTACGATGCGTGCCTCGGCGGTGCTGACGCAGGAATTCAAGGATGCTTGGATTTATTACCAGCCCGAAGAACGCTCTGCTTCGCCGTATTTTGGAACGGTAGCGAAGGCGGATGTGTGTATCGAGATTGGCCCGCAACAGCATGGAACGCTGGATGCCGCGATTTTCGAGGAAACGGAACGCCTGGTGAAGCGTTACCTGGAACTTGCCGAGGAATGGAACCGCGGCGAATTGCAGAAACGCCCGCCGATTAAGGTGGATGTGTACACCCAGTTCAAGGATTTGGGGTACCCCAAGCCGCAGGGCGGTGGCCCTATTCAGGCGATGATTCATCCGGAATTGATGGGTCGTGACTATCGCGAACTCAAGGATGGCGACAAGTTGTTCCGCACGTTCGACGGCGAAGATATTTTGTACCATGGCGAAAGCCCGGTGTATCCGATTTTCATTAGCGAGCCTGCGTACTACGAAAAGGATATCGCGATGAGCCTCACGGTGAAAAGCGTCGAGGAATGGTAG
- the sfsA gene encoding DNA/RNA nuclease SfsA: protein MRYANIVKGRFISRPNRFIAHVEIDGVDTVVHVKNTGRCKELLVPGCTVYLEKSTNPARKTPYDLVTVEKKVKRNGRIKPMLVNMDSQAPNKVAGEWIQAHEELFPKLSFVKPEYTFGKSRFDFYIEFGKHKMFIEVKGCTLEFDGHAYFPDAPTERGVKHLTELTEILRQKRCDDDGTPYECGILILIQMKGCHCFSPYDVAQPEFGEALRRARDAGVKVFVYDCKVTPRTLIADAPVAQEL from the coding sequence ATGCGTTACGCCAATATCGTCAAGGGACGGTTCATTTCTCGGCCTAACCGCTTTATTGCCCATGTTGAAATTGATGGCGTCGATACGGTTGTTCATGTTAAGAACACAGGCCGTTGCAAGGAATTGTTGGTGCCTGGGTGCACGGTGTATTTGGAAAAATCCACGAATCCTGCCCGCAAGACCCCGTACGATCTGGTGACTGTAGAAAAGAAAGTGAAACGCAATGGCCGGATCAAGCCTATGCTGGTCAATATGGACAGCCAGGCTCCCAACAAGGTGGCGGGGGAATGGATTCAGGCCCATGAGGAATTGTTCCCGAAGCTGTCTTTTGTGAAACCGGAGTACACCTTCGGAAAATCTCGGTTTGACTTTTATATTGAATTCGGGAAACACAAGATGTTCATCGAGGTGAAGGGCTGTACCTTGGAATTTGATGGACATGCCTATTTCCCGGACGCTCCTACGGAACGAGGGGTGAAACACCTGACGGAATTGACGGAGATTCTGCGGCAAAAACGCTGCGATGACGATGGAACTCCCTATGAATGCGGCATTCTGATCTTGATTCAGATGAAGGGGTGCCATTGCTTTTCGCCTTACGATGTGGCTCAGCCGGAATTCGGTGAAGCGTTGCGCAGGGCGCGGGATGCTGGCGTCAAGGTGTTTGTCTACGACTGCAAAGTGACGCCTCGGACCTTGATTGCCGATGCGCCTGTAGCTCAGGAATTGTAG
- a CDS encoding saccharopine dehydrogenase family protein codes for MARALIIGCGAVATVAIKKCCTCSEVFSEICIASRHRENCEKLAQELRPNTKTVITTAAVDADKAENVSALIKEYKPDLVMNIALPYQDLAIMDACLECGVNYMDTANYEPENIDDPEWRKVYDKRCKEQGFSAYFDYSWQWAYKEKFEKAGLTALLGSGFDPGVSQAYCAYALKHQFDTIEEIDILDCNGGDHGYKFATNFNPEINLREVSAPGSYWDTDANGKGHWVEIPAMSIKRVYNFDQVGQKDMYLLHHEEIESLAQNIPGVKRIRFFMTFGQSYLDHMRCLEDVGMLSTQPIKFQGQDIVPIQFLKALLPDPASLGPRTVGKTNIGCIFKGKKDGKDKTYYLYNVCDHQECYKELGSQAIAYTTGVPAMCGAMMVLTGKWNKPGVHTVEEFDPDPFMEALTKYGLPWQENFNPVLVD; via the coding sequence ATGGCAAGAGCATTGATTATCGGTTGTGGCGCCGTTGCCACAGTTGCTATCAAGAAGTGCTGCACCTGCAGCGAAGTTTTTAGCGAAATCTGTATCGCAAGCCGCCATCGCGAAAACTGCGAAAAGCTGGCCCAGGAACTCCGCCCGAATACAAAGACGGTCATTACGACTGCAGCCGTCGACGCCGACAAGGCCGAGAATGTCTCTGCTCTAATCAAGGAATACAAGCCGGACCTCGTGATGAACATCGCACTCCCCTACCAGGACTTGGCCATTATGGACGCCTGCCTGGAATGCGGCGTGAACTACATGGACACGGCTAACTACGAACCCGAAAACATCGACGATCCGGAATGGCGCAAGGTCTACGACAAGCGCTGCAAGGAACAGGGTTTCAGCGCCTACTTCGACTACAGCTGGCAGTGGGCTTACAAAGAAAAGTTTGAAAAGGCCGGTCTCACGGCTCTGCTCGGTTCGGGCTTTGACCCGGGTGTTTCCCAGGCATACTGCGCCTATGCTTTAAAGCACCAATTCGACACCATCGAAGAAATCGATATTCTCGACTGCAACGGTGGCGATCACGGTTACAAGTTCGCAACCAACTTCAACCCCGAAATCAACCTCCGCGAAGTCTCTGCCCCGGGTAGCTACTGGGATACCGACGCAAACGGCAAGGGCCACTGGGTTGAAATTCCGGCCATGAGCATCAAGCGCGTGTACAACTTCGACCAGGTCGGTCAGAAGGACATGTACCTCTTGCACCACGAAGAAATCGAATCCCTCGCCCAGAACATTCCGGGCGTGAAGCGCATCCGCTTCTTCATGACGTTCGGTCAGAGCTACCTCGACCACATGCGCTGCCTCGAAGACGTGGGCATGCTCAGCACCCAGCCCATCAAGTTCCAAGGTCAGGACATCGTGCCTATCCAGTTCCTCAAGGCTCTGTTGCCGGACCCGGCAAGCCTCGGCCCCCGCACCGTCGGCAAGACCAACATCGGTTGCATTTTCAAGGGCAAGAAGGACGGCAAGGACAAGACCTACTACCTGTACAACGTCTGCGACCACCAGGAATGCTACAAGGAACTCGGCAGCCAGGCTATCGCCTACACCACTGGCGTTCCGGCCATGTGCGGCGCCATGATGGTGCTCACCGGCAAGTGGAACAAGCCGGGCGTGCATACCGTCGAAGAATTCGACCCGGATCCGTTCATGGAAGCCCTCACCAAGTACGGCCTCCCCTGGCAGGAAAACTTCAATCCCGTCCTCGTTGACTAG
- the speA gene encoding biosynthetic arginine decarboxylase — protein sequence MKKWRIDDSRDLYNVKGWGVNYFDINEKGHATVHPLKDGGPDIDLYELVQELSLRDVSTPMLLRFPDILDSRIEKINECFNKSRKEYGFNGSYYSIFPIKVNQQRAVLEEIVSHGKKYNIGLEAGSKPELHAVLANMDNPDSLIICNGYKDEDFIELALLAQKMGKKIFIVVEKMNELHLVVELSRRIGVRPNIGIRIKLASSGSGKWEESGGYHSKFGLNSSELLEALDYIKQEKMEDCMKLIHFHLGSQITNIRHIKSGLREVSQFYVQIKKMGMALEFVDVGGGLGVDYDGTRSSNASSVNYSIQEYANDVVYAMFEACENGGVAHPNIIAESGRALAAHHSILVFNVLETAGQAFFDENTHEINDDAPDALKDLYGIYKGLTPKNLLESWHDAIQLNDDVLNGFKVGDYDLPTRAMCERLFWSIVRKVDLLAKDLRHPPYELSELPRLLAQKYFCNFSLFQSLPDSWGVDQVFPLMPIQRLNEEPTVETTIQDVTCDSDGKIDMFVRGGDVSRTLPLHELKNGEPYYIAVYLVGAYQEILGDLHNLFGDTNAVHIVCNDKGGYEIDKVIDGESVEDVLDYVNFSDKALVRTMENWVSRSVKEGKITLQEGKEFLNIYRGGLYGYTYLE from the coding sequence ATGAAAAAATGGCGCATTGACGATTCCCGCGACCTTTACAACGTAAAAGGTTGGGGCGTAAATTACTTTGACATCAACGAGAAGGGCCACGCTACGGTGCACCCGCTCAAGGATGGCGGCCCGGACATTGACCTGTACGAACTCGTGCAGGAACTTTCGCTCCGCGACGTTTCTACTCCGATGTTGCTTCGTTTCCCGGATATCCTGGACAGCCGCATCGAAAAGATCAACGAATGCTTCAACAAGTCCCGCAAGGAATACGGTTTCAACGGAAGCTACTACAGCATCTTCCCGATCAAGGTGAACCAGCAGCGCGCGGTCTTGGAAGAAATCGTCAGTCACGGTAAAAAGTACAATATCGGTCTCGAAGCCGGTTCCAAGCCGGAACTCCATGCCGTGCTTGCGAACATGGACAACCCGGATTCGTTGATTATCTGCAACGGCTACAAGGACGAAGACTTTATCGAACTTGCGCTCCTTGCACAGAAGATGGGCAAGAAGATTTTCATCGTCGTCGAAAAGATGAACGAGCTCCACCTGGTGGTGGAACTTTCCCGTCGAATCGGCGTGCGTCCGAACATCGGTATTCGCATCAAGCTCGCCAGCTCCGGTAGCGGCAAGTGGGAAGAATCCGGTGGATACCACAGCAAGTTTGGTCTGAACAGTTCTGAATTGCTGGAAGCTCTCGACTACATCAAGCAAGAGAAGATGGAAGACTGCATGAAGCTCATCCATTTCCACTTGGGTAGCCAGATTACCAACATTCGCCACATCAAGAGCGGCCTTCGTGAAGTTTCGCAGTTCTACGTGCAAATCAAGAAGATGGGCATGGCCCTTGAATTCGTGGACGTGGGCGGCGGTCTCGGCGTGGATTACGACGGCACCCGCAGCTCTAACGCCAGCTCGGTGAACTACTCCATTCAGGAATATGCGAACGACGTGGTGTACGCCATGTTTGAAGCCTGCGAAAACGGCGGTGTCGCACACCCGAACATCATCGCAGAATCGGGCCGTGCTCTTGCAGCGCACCATTCCATTCTGGTATTCAACGTGCTTGAAACTGCGGGCCAGGCGTTCTTCGACGAGAACACTCACGAAATTAACGACGACGCTCCCGATGCACTGAAGGACCTTTACGGCATCTACAAGGGTCTCACTCCCAAGAACCTGCTCGAAAGCTGGCACGACGCCATTCAGCTGAACGACGACGTGCTCAACGGTTTCAAGGTCGGCGATTACGACTTGCCTACCCGCGCCATGTGCGAACGCTTGTTCTGGAGCATTGTGCGCAAAGTGGACTTGCTCGCCAAGGACTTGCGTCACCCGCCTTACGAACTCAGCGAACTTCCGCGCCTGTTGGCCCAAAAGTATTTCTGCAACTTCAGTTTGTTCCAGAGCCTGCCGGACAGCTGGGGCGTAGACCAAGTCTTCCCGCTCATGCCGATCCAGCGTCTGAACGAAGAACCGACTGTAGAAACAACAATCCAGGACGTCACTTGCGACTCCGACGGTAAAATCGACATGTTCGTACGCGGTGGCGACGTAAGCCGCACACTTCCGCTGCATGAACTCAAGAACGGCGAGCCGTACTACATCGCAGTCTATCTCGTGGGTGCTTACCAGGAAATTCTCGGCGACTTGCACAACCTCTTTGGCGATACCAACGCAGTCCACATCGTTTGCAACGACAAGGGCGGCTACGAAATCGACAAGGTGATTGACGGCGAATCCGTGGAAGACGTACTCGACTACGTGAACTTCAGCGACAAGGCGCTCGTACGCACCATGGAAAACTGGGTTTCCCGCTCCGTGAAGGAAGGCAAGATTACCCTGCAAGAAGGCAAGGAATTCCTGAACATCTATCGCGGCGGCCTGTACGGTTACACGTATCTGGAATAA
- a CDS encoding ABC transporter ATP-binding protein, which produces MSEPIIVLEKLTKHYGKHRGIDGLSFSVDQGEFFGFIGPNGAGKSTTIRTLMGLIHPSGGSASIFGLDCQTKASVIARDVGYLPSENSYYENMKVRELLQYSADLYGMNCETKMYELSERLNLDLTRKIADLSLGNKKKVGIVSAVMTSPKLLIMDEPTSGLDPLIQQAFYDILKEENSRGTTIFFSSHVLSEVQKLCDRVAILKEGKLVGIQSIRELRESGYKKVSLTAETAIPREFWGLPGIANYTESPDKTSVSFVYNGNITAIIDKLHLLHLDDVLLEEPSLEEIFLHYYA; this is translated from the coding sequence ATGAGCGAGCCAATCATTGTTTTGGAAAAGCTGACCAAGCACTATGGGAAACATCGGGGAATTGACGGACTTAGCTTCTCTGTTGACCAGGGCGAGTTTTTCGGCTTCATTGGCCCAAACGGTGCGGGAAAATCCACCACCATCCGCACCCTGATGGGCCTGATCCATCCCAGCGGCGGCAGCGCATCTATTTTCGGCCTGGACTGCCAGACCAAGGCCAGTGTCATTGCCAGAGATGTGGGCTATCTTCCCAGCGAAAACAGCTATTATGAAAACATGAAGGTGCGGGAACTGCTGCAATACAGCGCAGACCTGTACGGCATGAATTGCGAAACGAAAATGTATGAGCTCTCCGAGCGCCTCAATCTGGATCTGACCCGGAAAATCGCAGACCTGTCTCTGGGCAACAAGAAGAAGGTGGGGATCGTGTCTGCCGTCATGACCTCGCCCAAGCTGCTGATCATGGACGAACCCACCAGCGGCTTAGACCCGTTGATCCAGCAGGCTTTCTACGATATTCTGAAGGAGGAGAACAGCCGGGGAACCACCATTTTCTTCTCCTCCCATGTCCTCAGTGAGGTGCAGAAGCTGTGTGACCGGGTGGCGATCTTAAAAGAGGGCAAGCTCGTGGGCATTCAGTCCATCCGAGAGCTGCGGGAAAGCGGCTATAAAAAGGTCAGCCTTACCGCTGAAACGGCCATCCCCCGTGAGTTCTGGGGCCTGCCCGGCATTGCCAACTACACCGAGAGTCCTGACAAGACCTCTGTTTCCTTTGTGTATAACGGCAATATCACGGCGATCATTGACAAGCTTCACCTGCTGCATTTGGACGATGTGCTTTTGGAAGAACCCTCTTTGGAGGAGATCTTCCTGCACTACTATGCGTAA
- a CDS encoding HAD-IIA family hydrolase, producing MTQFETEIYLRYKQIIESQGMGASALAGDESPAPQRVRMEDLLDRYDAFCFDGYGTLYNRGSFVYEGALDWFRALRREGKSVRLITNAASDVDEVLARDADKRGFDFSTEETVSSGSLLRDLVKELRSLGKAIREVYYIGRETGKHVLEDCGITAVALDAEPAEPIVAISSAKDTPESYAQAVKILKRPSAMLLVLNSDAWAPKIPGDDGVTVREPVSGALSERLRRDSMCEANGGAGCETFYLGKPFPAIWEKVKRSLPEGSRVLMVGDTLGTDVLGAKVAGFDSALVVGRNVPADELEADEKALGIRPDYYL from the coding sequence ATGACCCAATTCGAAACAGAAATCTACCTGCGGTATAAGCAAATCATTGAATCGCAGGGTATGGGAGCGAGTGCGCTCGCGGGTGACGAGTCGCCTGCGCCGCAACGCGTGCGCATGGAAGATTTGCTGGACCGTTACGATGCTTTCTGCTTTGACGGTTACGGTACGCTTTATAACCGCGGGAGCTTTGTTTACGAGGGGGCGCTGGATTGGTTCAGAGCTCTTCGGCGTGAGGGTAAATCTGTTCGCTTAATAACGAACGCTGCGTCTGACGTTGATGAGGTTTTGGCGCGTGATGCTGATAAAAGAGGATTTGATTTTTCTACGGAAGAAACGGTCTCCTCTGGAAGTTTATTGCGTGATCTCGTTAAAGAGCTGAGGTCTTTAGGCAAAGCGATTCGCGAAGTATATTACATCGGGCGCGAAACGGGCAAGCACGTGCTAGAAGACTGCGGGATTACGGCGGTGGCGCTTGATGCGGAACCTGCCGAGCCGATTGTCGCAATTTCTTCGGCGAAGGATACTCCTGAAAGCTATGCGCAAGCGGTCAAGATTTTGAAGCGCCCGAGCGCGATGCTTCTGGTGCTGAATTCCGATGCTTGGGCGCCGAAGATTCCGGGGGACGACGGTGTGACTGTGCGCGAGCCGGTGTCGGGTGCGCTTAGCGAAAGGTTGCGCCGCGATTCCATGTGCGAGGCGAATGGTGGTGCTGGCTGCGAGACTTTTTATTTGGGCAAGCCTTTCCCGGCGATTTGGGAGAAGGTCAAGCGGAGTCTGCCCGAGGGCTCTCGCGTGCTGATGGTGGGCGATACCTTGGGCACGGATGTGCTTGGCGCAAAAGTCGCGGGCTTTGATTCGGCGCTTGTTGTTGGGCGCAATGTGCCGGCGGATGAACTTGAGGCGGATGAAAAGGCCTTGGGAATTAGGCCGGATTATTACTTGTAA
- a CDS encoding biotin attachment protein produces the protein MKKIKFQDTSFRDGFQSIFGARVFAKDFMPAVEAAVKAGITHFEAGGGARFQALYQNCGEDAFDMMDEFRRVVGPNIRLQTLARGINVVALAPQPRDMIKLHADMFKKHGMTRIRNFDALNDVNNLIYSGKCITDAGLEHEVVVTMMELPPGCDLNAAHNPEFYERILRNILDAGVPFASVCFKDASGTTNPTKVYETFKRARKLLGDKVELRIHSHDTCGTGVAQYKAAIEGGADGVDLGRKPLSGGTAQPDLFSMFHALKGTDYKLALGEDSIVDDHIPELMEANNVAVECLKDYNFPPEARQITTDVIFSPMPGGALTANTLMMRETKTFHLFPKVIENMSECVRRGGFASSVTPVSQFYFQQAYMNTLNQAAGRGTWFKMTEGYGKMLLGYQGKTPCEPDPELVKIAADQFNMKPFKEAYPGVQCAEEILEPGIPKAKALLEENGLPVTDETIFITGCLQTKAGNKGIEFLKGNRHIGVPKKDPNAAPAVDTKNMKAGAASTYRIALGNQSWDVQVQTLK, from the coding sequence ATGAAAAAGATCAAGTTCCAGGATACCTCGTTCCGCGATGGTTTCCAGTCTATTTTCGGTGCTCGTGTCTTCGCTAAGGACTTCATGCCCGCTGTCGAAGCAGCCGTCAAGGCCGGCATCACCCACTTTGAAGCTGGTGGCGGCGCCCGTTTCCAGGCTCTGTACCAGAACTGCGGCGAAGACGCATTCGACATGATGGACGAATTCCGCCGCGTTGTAGGCCCGAACATCCGCCTGCAGACCCTCGCCCGCGGTATCAACGTGGTGGCCCTCGCTCCGCAGCCGCGCGATATGATCAAGCTCCATGCCGACATGTTCAAGAAGCACGGCATGACCCGTATTCGTAACTTCGACGCCTTGAACGACGTCAACAACCTCATTTACTCCGGTAAGTGCATCACCGACGCCGGTCTGGAACACGAAGTCGTCGTGACCATGATGGAACTTCCTCCGGGATGCGACCTCAACGCCGCCCACAACCCGGAATTCTACGAACGCATCCTCCGCAACATTTTGGACGCAGGCGTTCCGTTCGCTTCCGTTTGCTTCAAGGACGCATCCGGTACCACGAACCCGACCAAGGTTTATGAAACCTTCAAGCGCGCCCGTAAGCTCCTCGGCGACAAGGTCGAACTCCGTATCCACAGCCATGATACCTGCGGTACCGGTGTGGCCCAGTACAAGGCTGCTATCGAAGGTGGCGCTGATGGCGTTGACCTCGGCCGCAAGCCGCTTTCCGGCGGTACGGCTCAGCCCGACCTGTTCTCCATGTTCCACGCCCTCAAGGGTACGGACTACAAGCTCGCCCTCGGTGAAGACAGCATCGTCGACGATCACATTCCGGAACTCATGGAAGCCAACAACGTCGCCGTAGAATGCCTCAAGGACTACAACTTTCCGCCTGAAGCCCGTCAGATTACGACCGACGTGATCTTCAGCCCCATGCCGGGTGGCGCTCTTACCGCCAACACCCTCATGATGCGCGAAACCAAGACCTTCCACCTGTTCCCGAAGGTTATCGAGAACATGAGTGAATGCGTCCGCCGCGGTGGCTTTGCTTCTTCCGTGACGCCGGTTTCTCAGTTCTACTTCCAGCAGGCTTACATGAACACCTTGAACCAGGCTGCAGGCCGCGGTACGTGGTTCAAGATGACCGAAGGCTACGGCAAGATGCTCCTCGGTTACCAGGGTAAGACTCCTTGCGAACCGGATCCGGAACTCGTGAAGATCGCTGCCGACCAGTTCAACATGAAGCCGTTCAAGGAAGCCTATCCGGGCGTCCAGTGCGCAGAAGAAATTCTCGAACCGGGCATTCCGAAGGCCAAGGCCCTCCTCGAAGAAAATGGTCTGCCGGTTACCGACGAAACCATCTTCATCACGGGCTGCCTCCAAACGAAGGCTGGCAACAAGGGTATCGAATTCCTCAAGGGCAACCGCCACATTGGCGTGCCGAAGAAGGACCCGAACGCTGCTCCGGCAGTGGACACCAAGAACATGAAGGCCGGCGCTGCAAGCACCTACCGTATCGCTCTTGGCAACCAGAGCTGGGACGTGCAGGTTCAGACCCTCAAGTAA
- a CDS encoding DUF4314 domain-containing protein, translating into MNLKIGDKIEILEMVGEPQYTGKVGVVDFIDDAGQVHGSWGGLAVQPERDKVRLLEG; encoded by the coding sequence ATGAATTTGAAAATCGGAGACAAGATTGAAATTCTCGAAATGGTAGGCGAACCCCAGTACACGGGAAAGGTCGGAGTCGTTGATTTTATTGACGACGCTGGTCAAGTGCATGGAAGCTGGGGAGGCTTGGCCGTCCAACCTGAACGCGACAAAGTTCGGCTGCTGGAGGGGTGA
- a CDS encoding TetR/AcrR family transcriptional regulator — MEKFLALTEEKKMTILNAALQCFGKFGYEKASVNDIAVAAHISKASMFQYFGSKKQLYIYLLEYCKKVIEEIFEKAHLDSKTDLFDRILASSRMEMESFQNQPFTLQFITSVWEETSPEVADALVILTEEACSFRNDMVLREEDALKFKNPEDARPVFQMLLLMGEGYAARYRGANAFDFETVMDDFEKNIAILRKNFYKEEYLK; from the coding sequence GTGGAAAAATTTTTGGCGCTGACGGAAGAAAAGAAAATGACGATCCTGAACGCAGCACTTCAGTGCTTCGGAAAATTTGGTTATGAAAAAGCATCCGTCAATGATATTGCAGTGGCTGCTCATATCTCCAAGGCATCCATGTTTCAGTATTTCGGAAGCAAAAAACAGCTCTATATTTATCTGCTGGAATACTGTAAAAAGGTCATTGAAGAAATATTTGAAAAAGCACATCTGGATTCCAAAACGGATTTGTTCGACAGGATCCTGGCATCCAGCCGCATGGAAATGGAGAGCTTCCAAAATCAGCCCTTCACCCTGCAGTTTATTACCAGCGTCTGGGAAGAAACTTCTCCCGAAGTAGCCGATGCGCTGGTGATTCTGACAGAGGAAGCCTGCAGCTTCAGAAACGATATGGTTCTTCGGGAGGAGGACGCTTTGAAATTCAAAAACCCGGAGGATGCCCGGCCGGTATTTCAGATGCTGCTTCTGATGGGCGAGGGATATGCGGCCCGGTACCGTGGGGCAAATGCTTTTGACTTTGAGACCGTCATGGATGATTTTGAGAAGAACATCGCAATTCTGCGGAAAAATTTTTATAAGGAGGAGTATCTGAAATGA
- the nudC gene encoding NAD(+) diphosphatase: MIHEIAPHKFNNEFKVVDPKVTDFVIRYNGSKTLLKKSGEGYVIPQVGELLALEGKALADFEGHYLFSIDDTAFFLDDSKATVEAEAPAGYEYMGNRTFRGMNPVERMGGATAAHIAHWESLNKFCGRCGNVTIRGDHERSIICPKCGNVVYPRISPVVIVAVRNGDKLLMAHNIDNPNPRLFLISGFVEVGESLEQAVHREVMEEAGLRVKNVRYFSSQPWAFSDSLIAGFTAELDGDDTIHMQKEELSEALWVKREDIPEYETDVSISCCLIENFRRGFTIND; the protein is encoded by the coding sequence GTGATTCACGAAATCGCTCCGCACAAATTCAATAACGAATTCAAAGTCGTTGACCCCAAGGTCACCGACTTTGTCATTCGCTACAATGGTTCCAAGACGCTTCTCAAAAAGAGTGGCGAAGGCTATGTTATTCCGCAAGTCGGTGAACTCCTTGCGCTCGAAGGCAAAGCACTCGCCGACTTCGAAGGCCATTACCTTTTCAGCATTGACGACACAGCCTTCTTTTTAGACGACAGCAAGGCAACAGTCGAAGCGGAAGCCCCTGCCGGTTACGAATACATGGGCAACCGCACCTTCCGCGGCATGAATCCCGTAGAACGAATGGGTGGCGCCACCGCCGCTCATATCGCTCATTGGGAATCGCTGAACAAGTTCTGCGGGCGTTGCGGAAACGTGACCATTCGCGGTGACCACGAGCGATCCATTATTTGCCCCAAATGTGGCAATGTCGTTTACCCGAGAATCTCGCCCGTCGTGATTGTGGCCGTCCGTAACGGCGACAAGCTCCTGATGGCGCACAACATCGACAATCCGAACCCGAGACTTTTCTTGATTTCTGGATTTGTCGAAGTCGGTGAAAGCCTGGAACAGGCCGTACACCGCGAAGTCATGGAAGAAGCGGGACTCCGCGTGAAAAACGTCCGCTATTTCAGTTCGCAGCCGTGGGCCTTTAGCGACTCTCTCATCGCAGGCTTTACCGCTGAACTCGATGGCGACGACACCATCCACATGCAAAAGGAAGAACTTTCCGAAGCCCTGTGGGTCAAGCGCGAAGACATTCCCGAATACGAAACCGATGTCAGCATCAGCTGTTGCCTCATCGAGAATTTCCGCCGCGGATTTACAATTAACGACTAA